The following is a genomic window from Calliphora vicina chromosome 5, idCalVici1.1, whole genome shotgun sequence.
ttccttaatatttattcATTTCTTTACTTTGGTGCATTGGCGTTAAAATCGATTTCCCAGAAATGAAATCCTTAAACaacatgttgtttttatttttatttattgtaagtGAAGTCGTAGTAATAATAATTCTATTCTCTCGCACTCACATAACTTTTAAACTCTAAAAGGGTTTGGCTAATAAATGTTAAACCATAACTCATGCTAAGGACTGtggttaagtttttttttttttattctataaacaaaattatcccttttttcctaaaatactttgatgtgtttttttttttctggcgttttaaagatttgttataATGAATGAATACTAAGTAGAGGCGGGTGTTTGAGAGTGTCTTTTCTTCTTTTTGACATTAAAAGAGTCTTGCTTTTATTCAAATCCCCTGAGGTAAATTGTTGTTTGTGGTTAAATTTTTCTAGCATTttgtcaagttttttttattttaattcaagcagctaaaagaaaaataagtttcttGTTATAAGAGTCTTGGGTTtgtttttaggaatttttgtttttcagctATTTTTTCTGCTATCTAAGTGTTACTGTttagttttatgttttgtttttttttagttttaaacacTTGATACTGTTTTGACATTAACcttgtttttcattttactCTCATTCTCTTTGTGTTCCGTTTGTGGTTCCGTTGCTTTCTTTGGGTTTTTGTTTTGTCTATTGACttactttcttttttttgctgctCATGACCACCTTATTATCTCATCTTCCTTGTATTTATCTTGAGGAtgcaaagaagaaaaaaaatattagtggaCAGTGggacagaaataaataaaatgcgttTAATTgaaaccattttaaaaaaacttgtgtaATTTTTGGCTGTGTATACTGCAAGCTGCACTATAGTCTGTCAAAGGGTTGAATTTGGATGACTTTGTTGATCTTTATTGACTTTATTGTTCAAAATATTGGCTTTTAAGAACTTTGTTTAATTCGTTTCAcagatttttgttaatttttttatttagcagcgtgaatatttattttttggtaagaatttattgaaatacaaatagtTTTATGAATGAGGAGTTAATCACTTTGGTAAATTAGCCATGCgtttctatatattttatttcaatcaaCCAActgaatttttatagttttgtctACGccagaaaaataattaaaatcaagCATTTCATGGCCCCAAATTATGTgaaatagaaaaagaaataaaatttaaaaaaaatatcgaaataaattttaaatgaaatcaaataatCTTAATGTAATATCAcaaacaacatacatacatacttatttaattaattcattgtaaacaaattattcgaaatatttgtgtaaaaaataaaaaaaaattaagaaaaaaatcttgaaaattaaattaaaaaaacaaaatatcaaaatgtttaaatatccTAATTAGAATTGaatacaaaaccaaaaaaaaataagaaaaataatacctAATTTTTAAAACCCCGCTGCTCAATCACGACATGAGCCATAATTTTCAAGTCAGCTATACAGCTCTTGGAATGTCTGACGATAATCAAACCAGCTATTCGTTGCCCTCGGTGGCCTCGTCTAGCCGTGCCGCACGCAATGTCAACTTTACCGATGAACAAAACGAATTGGCTGGTTATCCACCGCTACAGCTGCCGCCGCCAGCTAGACGCAGTTCAAAACTATTTCAGTTTCAGCGTCCACGTTCCATGTCCGCCTGGAGTAACATCAGTCACAGTAGTATGAAATTGGATGAGAGGTAAGTGCTGGAGAAGCATCttaaatgatttgaaaaaattagtttattttgtttcattgGCAAAATAATTTACAAGTTCTTAAAGTTGGTTGCCTCAAGTGAGGTCCAGGTTTTGAgaatttatagcaaaatttcaataaattgtataattatagagattttttgatacttttcaataaataatcaaattatagAACTCTtgaaaaaatgtcattaaatttcgattatttttaaattgctagAAATatcttgataaaattttaatttttaagaaaatttacatcaactttttttcagaaaaattttgataaatattatttttactgaaaaattttgtttttttttaaacttttcaatattttcatgttTGTGGCATAACTTGAAATGATTGGACATGTTGAATGTAGTTTTTTAGGTGGCTCAAAGATCCCTTTCAAATAATATACTTTATTGCATATATTGTTTTGGgagaaaatagaaatattttataaaaatctttaggTTGATATTGAAACCACAGCGGAACTTCTACGACCACAGGCAAGGCTTCAAAAACAAAGCCAAACAGGAGCTGCATAGACCAGGCCAATACCCTATGCATTATAATAGAGCAATCCCCAGAATGGCGTACTACCATGTATCAACTTTTCGGATATTTCAAGAAAGCCTTCGACACTTTCAGAAGGACTGCCATATGGAAAGCATTGGAAAGAAACCGACTAACCCAGAAAATATCTCAAATCATCAGAGCTATGTACGAGGATGCAGAACTCTTAGTTCTTCACAACGGGAATATAAGTCAACATTCACCTCTGCTATTCACTATAGTGCTGGATGATATCATCAGCAAAGTCTGGTCAGAATATAGAGGAATCATATGGAGTCTCTCATGCCAACTCAAGGATTTGGATTATGCGGATGATATCTGTCTATCCGCGCACAATATCTCCAACATGCAAGCAAAATTAGAAGATTTGCAAAGATTAGCACGCAATGTTGGACTTGagataaatatcaagaaaaccaAAGTTATGAGAGTTATCAGcaggcaaccaaaaatatgcaatatcatatttttagtttccatatatttgaattaaattaaaaatattcacacacaaatatcaaaatttaacaaatagtaaaaaatacataaaaaattaaaagaaaagaaaatgggCAACTTCTTATCAAAATGTtggttacatttaaaaaaaaatcttaaggttgcttgagacagttatggttgggcattaacagtttaccactaatgtaaaattaaacaacttttcagcaaatgttcagaatattaagatccatcgaaaatatcatgttcaaaaatatcgaaaatatcACGTTTGTTTCAAATTGTAACAAAGATATtaggaaatcattaaaaaacaatcaattgatgagaaaggaagaaacataggaaatgtcacggtattttgagttccaata
Proteins encoded in this region:
- the LOC135959722 gene encoding uncharacterized protein LOC135959722; the protein is MSHNFQVSYTALGMSDDNQTSYSLPSVASSSRAARNVNFTDEQNELAGYPPLQLPPPARRSSKLFQFQRPRSMSAWSNISHSSMKLDER